A region of uncultured Draconibacterium sp. DNA encodes the following proteins:
- a CDS encoding 4Fe-4S dicluster domain-containing protein, whose amino-acid sequence MPVKSINGCIGCGTCVATCPTDVFRMNPETKKAEIKYPADCQICHLCRMYCPVDAITITPEKSIPVVVSWG is encoded by the coding sequence ATGCCAGTAAAAAGTATAAACGGATGTATAGGATGCGGAACCTGTGTGGCCACCTGCCCCACTGATGTTTTCCGCATGAATCCGGAAACAAAAAAGGCAGAAATAAAATACCCGGCTGATTGCCAGATATGCCATTTGTGCCGAATGTATTGCCCGGTAGATGCGATAACCATTACTCCCGAGAAATCAATTCCGGTAGTTGTTTCATGGGGATAG
- a CDS encoding CotH kinase family protein yields the protein MKKISLIATTLLLLVFSACRDDESIIENKEEKEEEIIDLTDYSDWDDATHSKSAELNYDVVFNQNEVLRFDITIDNDDWSDMQTNLASVLSSSGGRPGESIDFDDPMFVPCSFKFNDTEWYHVGIRYKGNSSLKSAYQSGIKKLSFKLDFDEFEDDYPAIKNQRFYGFKQLNLKNNFLDPSLLREKVGADLFRQFGLASSETAFCVVYVDYGSGPQYFGVYTLVEEVDDSVIKSQFADGSGNLYKPDGDAASFARGSYNTSEMELKTNEDSANYSDVNALYNIINSSERTSDAETWKSNLESVLNVDGFLKYLAANNIIQNWDTYGNMTHNYYLYNNSENNKLTWIPWDNNEAFQEGKRYSTLSLSMSEVSSSWPLIKYIIAQPEYEAIYEGYLQQFIDEVFIPSEMISTYSSYYDLIKEYVYAEGSAYSFLSSDSQFDSAVEKLKTHVQTRNNLVESYLNE from the coding sequence ATGAAAAAGATAAGCCTGATTGCAACAACATTACTTCTTCTGGTTTTTAGCGCTTGCCGCGATGATGAATCGATAATTGAAAACAAAGAAGAGAAGGAAGAAGAAATTATCGACCTGACCGATTATTCCGATTGGGATGATGCCACACACAGTAAGAGTGCGGAACTGAACTACGATGTGGTTTTTAATCAAAACGAAGTGTTACGCTTCGATATTACCATCGACAACGATGATTGGTCAGATATGCAAACAAATTTAGCCTCTGTATTAAGTTCTAGCGGCGGCCGTCCGGGCGAGTCGATCGACTTCGACGATCCGATGTTTGTGCCCTGCTCGTTTAAATTTAACGATACCGAGTGGTACCATGTAGGAATCCGTTACAAAGGAAATTCAAGCTTAAAATCAGCCTATCAATCGGGCATAAAAAAGCTTTCTTTCAAACTCGATTTCGATGAATTTGAAGACGACTACCCCGCCATTAAAAACCAGCGTTTTTACGGTTTTAAACAGTTGAACCTAAAAAACAACTTCCTCGACCCCTCGTTACTACGCGAAAAAGTTGGTGCCGATTTATTCCGCCAATTTGGATTGGCTTCGTCCGAAACAGCATTTTGCGTGGTTTATGTCGATTATGGCAGCGGGCCGCAATATTTTGGAGTTTACACTTTGGTAGAAGAAGTTGACGACTCGGTTATAAAAAGCCAGTTTGCCGATGGTTCGGGCAATTTGTACAAACCCGATGGCGATGCAGCTTCGTTTGCCCGTGGTAGCTACAACACCAGCGAAATGGAACTTAAAACCAACGAAGACTCGGCCAACTATTCGGATGTTAACGCCTTGTACAATATCATTAACAGTTCTGAACGCACCTCGGATGCAGAAACATGGAAAAGCAACCTTGAAAGTGTTTTAAATGTGGATGGTTTTTTAAAATATCTGGCCGCCAACAACATCATTCAAAATTGGGATACGTACGGAAACATGACCCACAACTACTACCTGTATAATAATTCGGAGAATAACAAACTGACCTGGATCCCGTGGGATAACAACGAAGCTTTCCAGGAAGGAAAAAGATACAGCACTTTAAGTTTGTCGATGAGCGAAGTGAGCAGTAGCTGGCCACTTATAAAATACATTATTGCACAGCCTGAATACGAAGCAATTTATGAAGGGTATTTGCAACAATTTATCGATGAGGTATTTATTCCGTCCGAAATGATTTCGACGTATTCAAGCTACTACGATTTGATAAAAGAATATGTTTATGCCGAAGGATCCGCTTATTCATTTTTAAGTTCCGACAGCCAGTTCGATTCGGCCGTTGAAAAATTAAAAACCCATGTTCAAACCAGAAATAATTTGGTTGAAAGTTATTTAAACGAATAA
- a CDS encoding DUF2490 domain-containing protein, whose product MNTRLILTIVFVISILATPRTFAQETENEFQTRTKLDMSFKPVKKVKFTITPELRYEDDFSLDKYLLEGILEYKASKLFTLGASYSLVGNVRDEKDTEYFSRYAFSATAQKEFGRFESSLRLMYSNYADDDVDDKNFLRYRAKVKYDIPDCKITPFVAVQLFQDLDNGGLHKTRYSVGADYKLFKKNYIGIDYKFDYYNTEYLNKHIISLGYKIKF is encoded by the coding sequence ATGAATACAAGATTGATTCTCACAATAGTTTTTGTCATTTCTATATTGGCAACACCAAGAACTTTTGCACAGGAAACTGAAAATGAATTTCAAACCCGAACAAAACTTGACATGAGCTTTAAGCCGGTAAAAAAGGTAAAATTTACTATCACGCCGGAGTTACGTTATGAAGATGATTTCTCGCTCGATAAATACCTTCTTGAGGGAATACTGGAATACAAAGCATCAAAACTATTCACACTGGGTGCTTCCTATAGTTTGGTTGGTAATGTTCGCGATGAAAAAGATACAGAGTACTTTAGCCGCTATGCATTTAGTGCAACAGCTCAAAAAGAATTTGGACGTTTCGAATCATCACTTCGCTTAATGTACAGCAACTATGCCGACGACGATGTAGACGACAAAAACTTTTTACGCTACAGGGCCAAGGTTAAATACGACATTCCCGACTGTAAAATTACACCTTTTGTGGCCGTTCAGCTATTCCAGGATCTAGATAACGGAGGTTTGCACAAAACCCGCTACTCGGTTGGTGCCGACTACAAACTGTTTAAAAAGAACTATATAGGAATTGACTACAAATTCGACTATTACAACACCGAATACCTGAACAAACACATTATTAGCCTGGGATATAAAATTAAATTCTAA
- a CDS encoding DUF4956 domain-containing protein yields MNETVTFIDTLKNLSANNLEMTELANWEEHLRFLGIKIINVGDFSELLVRLALNLFVSFLVVHYMYARNSRRKDFYFSFLAVGTVVFLLSFLLNSVKLELGFALGLFAIFGIIRYRTDAIPIKEMTYLFIVIGISVINALANKKVSYVELIFTNSAIVFGLWLLEKRLMLKQEGSIRLIYEKIENIHDDKKVVLLADLKARTGINIKRYEIQKIDFLKDVADITLYYDVNGKNKISHDSSTEKISN; encoded by the coding sequence ATGAACGAAACAGTAACATTTATCGACACATTAAAAAATTTAAGTGCCAATAACCTTGAAATGACAGAACTGGCAAATTGGGAAGAGCATTTGCGTTTTTTAGGAATTAAAATTATTAACGTTGGCGACTTTTCGGAGCTTTTGGTGCGCCTGGCACTTAACCTGTTTGTTAGTTTTTTGGTGGTGCACTACATGTATGCCCGTAACAGCCGCCGTAAAGACTTCTATTTTAGTTTTTTGGCCGTTGGTACCGTTGTATTTCTTTTAAGCTTTTTACTAAACAGTGTTAAGCTCGAACTCGGTTTTGCTCTTGGTTTATTTGCCATCTTCGGAATTATACGTTACCGCACCGATGCCATCCCCATTAAGGAAATGACCTACCTTTTTATTGTTATCGGCATTTCGGTAATAAATGCCCTGGCCAACAAAAAAGTGAGTTACGTTGAATTAATTTTCACCAACTCGGCCATTGTTTTTGGTTTGTGGCTGCTTGAAAAACGCTTAATGCTGAAACAAGAAGGCTCGATACGTTTGATTTACGAAAAAATAGAGAACATACATGACGACAAAAAAGTAGTGCTTTTGGCCGATTTGAAAGCACGTACCGGAATTAATATTAAACGTTACGAGATTCAGAAAATAGACTTTTTGAAAGACGTTGCCGACATTACTCTCTATTATGATGTTAACGGGAAAAATAAAATATCGCATGACTCGTCAACTGAAAAAATATCAAACTAA
- a CDS encoding polyphosphate polymerase domain-containing protein, with protein sequence MDQVKLMNRTDTKYWFHTSHLHQLLETVQNDYFILTMENEVALPYSTIYYDTEKSRMFTAHHNGKLNRYKIRRRSYVLSGISFLEVKFKNNKGRTIKKRIPGNFEKNQFTENENIFLQKTTPFSVQDLSPSLTNNFSRITLVNRNFKERCTIDFNLHFSTNNKQIALNNLVIVEVKSEGSPSASPLARALRNQRIKTSGFSKYCIGRTVTDSSIKRNAFKHKIRMIERTINTENSLYNL encoded by the coding sequence ATGGATCAGGTAAAATTAATGAACCGAACCGATACAAAATACTGGTTTCATACAAGTCATTTGCACCAATTACTTGAAACGGTTCAGAACGATTATTTTATTCTTACCATGGAAAACGAAGTTGCGCTACCTTACTCTACCATTTATTACGACACAGAAAAAAGCCGCATGTTTACCGCTCATCACAACGGCAAACTCAACCGGTATAAAATCAGGCGTCGTAGTTACGTTTTAAGTGGTATTAGTTTCTTAGAAGTAAAATTCAAAAACAACAAAGGACGCACTATAAAAAAACGGATTCCAGGCAATTTTGAGAAAAACCAATTCACCGAAAATGAAAACATCTTTTTACAGAAAACAACTCCGTTTTCAGTTCAGGATTTATCACCTTCCTTAACCAATAACTTTTCGCGTATAACGCTGGTAAACCGAAATTTTAAGGAACGATGTACCATTGATTTTAATCTTCATTTTTCAACTAACAATAAGCAAATTGCGCTAAACAACCTGGTTATTGTTGAAGTAAAATCAGAAGGTTCGCCATCGGCATCGCCACTGGCCCGCGCATTGCGGAACCAACGCATTAAAACCTCCGGATTCAGCAAATATTGTATAGGCCGAACCGTTACCGACTCTTCCATAAAACGAAACGCGTTTAAACACAAAATCAGGATGATTGAAAGAACAATTAACACAGAAAACAGTTTGTACAACCTTTAA